Sequence from the Clostridium botulinum genome:
TGTAGGTAGTGCTCTAGATTGGATTGTGGAAAAAGCTAAGAGCATTCCATTTTTAAAGGATTTAATTGGAGATTTTTCAATAGGTTCTTTTAAAGTAGATATACCAGATCCTCCAGAAGACTATAAAACTGTTCAAAGAATGGAATATAAGGACTTAGGAAATGAGTTTGATTTTGGATATACTAAAGCAGGAAATTTTCTATCTGGTGCAGGAAATAAATTGCAAGATGTTACATCTAAAATAGATAACTTTAAAAATAATATTAATTTAGATGATATTAGAAATAAGAGCAACAATTCATTAGGAAATAATTCAGGTGGTATTCCAAATGATATGGGAGGCGGCAGTGATGCTTTAACCTCTGCAATAGACAATACTAATTTAGGTAATAATGTATCAGAAGGGTCAGAGGCCATTAAGGGGATAAATGATAGTGTAGAAGTTTCAAATGAGAATTTGGAATTAATGAATGATTTAGCAGAACTTGAAAGTCTTCAAAATTTCATAACGCTCACTCCAACTGTACAAGTAACTACAGGAGACATAAAAGAAGAAGCTGATATAAATACAATTATCTCTAGAATAGAATCATATATGGAAAATGAAATGACTAATAGTGCAGAGGGGCTGTATGCGTAATGAGTAAAAGATATAAGATGCGATTAAGCATAAATGAAGGTAGAGAAGGATTTATTTTGCCAGTTCTTCCACAAGAAATTGAGATAAGTGATAGTGGAGATAATAAAACTCACAATGTAATAAATTTAGGTGAAGTAAATGTAATAAATATTCCTAAGTTAACTAAAATATCATTTAAAAGCTATTTCCCCAAAAATAATGGTCCTTATGTGAATGATAAGCATTTTTTTAGACCACATGAATATATGAGGAGACTAAATGAATGGCGTCAAAATGCAGAAAAAGTAAGATTTATATTTATAGGTTCGGAATTTGAAATAAATGATTTATTTTCTATTGAAAATCTTAAATTTACCGAAAAAGGTGGAGAAGTAGGAGATATATACTATTCAATAGAGTTAAAAAGGTATAAACCTTATTATGCTAATAGGGCAGTTGTAATAGAAACAAAAAATGGTGTCATTGTTGAAAATTATAATACAACACTTAGACCTGATGATAAAGTAAAAATTAATATTCATAAAGTAGTTGAAGGTGACACTTTATGGCATATTGCAAAAAAATATTTGGGTGATGGAAATAGATATAAAGAAATAGCAGAACTAAATAATATATCAAATCCAGATTTAATATATCCAGGACAAGTTATTAATATTCCATAAAGGAGGTTAACATGAATATAGAATTATTAATTGATGATAAAAAAAGTAATATCTATAATCTTAGCAATCTTATAAAACAAGTAACATGGAAAACAAAAAGAAAAGGAAGTCCTTCAAGCTTAGAAGTAACATTGTTAACAGATGAAACATTAAGTGTATCAAATGGTGATATCATAAGGTTTAAAGTTGATGGAATCAATATTTTTTATGGCTATGTATTCAAATATAGTGGTAATGAAGGGGAAGAAATAAAACTAACAGCCTATGATCAGATTAAATATTTAATGTATAATGACACTTTCTCAGATGTTAACTTGAAAGCAAGTGATGTAGTTGAAAGAATACTTTATAATCTAGGATTGACAAAAGGTATTATAGAAGATACTGGTTATGTAATTCCTAGATTTAACGAAAAAGATAAAAAACTATTAGATATTATTTATAAAGCATTGGAAAAAACTTTAGCTTCAACTAAAAGAACTTTTGTCTTATATGATGATTTTGGAAGCGTTAATCTTAAAGATATAAATAATATGAGACAGGAATTAATAATATCCGAAAATACTAATTTAGGTAAATATGATTGGAGTAAGTCAATTGAAGAAAGTTACAATGCTATAAAGCTTGTTAGAAAAAATGAGGATTCAGAAGAAGAAAAAGTATACACTAAGGAAGATAAAGATAATATTTACAAATGGGGTAAGCTTCAATTTTTTAAAAGTATTGATGATAAAGTAAATGAGGCTAAAATGGAAGAAATACTCAAAGCTCATTTAATATTGAAAAATAAAGAGAAGAAGTCATTAAAACTTAAAGATGTTTTAGGTACTGATATTAAATTAGAGGCAAAACTTAGAGGAGGATCTGGTGTGTGGGTTGATATAAAAAGATATGGAATAAACCAAATATATTTAATAGAAGAAGTCACACATAAGTTTTCTAAAGATGGACACATAATGGATTTTGATTTAAAGGTGGTGTAAAGTTTGGCTAGTATGATAGAAATTATAAAACAAGCAAGTGTAAATGCAATTAATGCTGGAAATCCTTTAGATATAGAATTTGGAACTATAATAGATGATAATTTAACTGTTAGGATAGATCAGAAAAGAATATTACAAAAAGATTTTTTTGTTGTTCCAGAAAGTTTAAATAGATATGAAATAGATTTGACACACAATCACTCAGATACATCATCAGCTCTTGGCACAATAGTTATTAGAGAAGGATTAAAAAAAGGAGACATTCTTGCATTGTTAATGATTGAAAAGGGAAGTAGATTCTTAATTCTTGATAAGGTGGGAAAATATGAATAATTTTAGTGTATTGCCTAAAGGAGGTATAATAAAAGATATTGATAATATAAAAGAGAAAAAGCATTCTAGTAAAACTTATAAGATAAAAGAAAATAGAATAATTGGATTTTGTGATGAGATAGAAGCACTTGAGCAGACAATATATTTTATATTAAATACAGAAAGATATGATTATTTAATATATCCTGATAGCTATGGAAGTGAATTAAGAAGAACTATAGAAATGGACAGGGGTATTGCAGAAAGTGAGTTAAAGCGTAGAATTAAAGAAGCATTAACTCAAGATGATAGAATTGAAAATGTAGATGAATTTATATTTGAATATGAGAAAGACAGTGTATTAGTAAAATTCACTGTCTTTTCTATTTACTCAAAATTATATGAAAGTGTGGTGATTTAAATTTGTTTGAAGTAAAAGAAGAGGATTTGTTAAAAGAGATGATAGATAAAATCCCTAATGATTTGGATAAAAGAGAAGGCAGTAGTTTAATCTATAATGCCTTAGCTCCAGCAGCACAAGAAATATCAAGACTAAGATCTGACATGGATAGGTTTTTAGAATATACTTTTGCATCACCTAATATACCTGATGAATATTTAGATAAAAGATGTGCTGAACATGGAATTGAAAGAAAGAAAGCAACATATGCAGTAAAGTTAGGAACTTTTTATGATACAGAAGAGAAGTTAATTGATATTCCATTGAATTCTCGATTTTCTATAGATAAAACCACATACATTGCAATAGAAAAAATTGAAAAGGGAAAATATAAAATGCAATGTGAACTTATAGGTACTAAAGGAAATTATCTAAGTGGGAATTTACTTCCTGTTGAATACATTGAAAGATTAGGAAGTGGAGTTTTAGGTGAAACAATACTAGATGGTGTTGATACAGAAAACAATGAAAGTTTGTTTAATAGATTGATGGTAAAAGTAAGAACACCATCAACATCTGGTAATAAATATGATTACTTAAATTGGGCTTTAAGTGTTAATGGAGTGGGAGATGCAAAAATATTTTCCGAAACTAATTTAAAAGGTGAACATGAAAGTGGATGTGTGAAAGTTGTTATAGTAGATTCTAACAAGCATAAGGCTAGTTTGAAATTAATAGAAGATGTATCTCAATATATAGAAATGGTTAGGCCAATAGGGGCTACAGTTAGTGTTGTTAGTGCAGTAGAAAAGACAATCAATATAACCGCTGATATAAATTTAATAAAAGGATATAATTTAGGTGTGACAGAGAAAGAATTTGTTAAATTATTAGAAGAATACTTAAAAAATATAAGTTTTAAACAAGACTATATAAGTATTGCGAGAATTGGAGAAATATTACTTAATACAAATGGAGTGATAGATTACTCTAACTTACTAATAAATAAAAATACTTCTAATATAAAATTAGCTGATGAAGAAATAGCTATTTTAGGAAATGTAAGTTTAGGAGTGATGTAATTGGATATAAGCAATTTCAATGAAAAATTTAATAAGATTGAAGGAAATATTTATGTTATAGAAGAAAAAATAGAGCAAATTAATGGAGTTTATGAAGGTGAACTTGCTCATGATAATATTAATATTAAAACATTAAATGTATATACAGGCTCAAAGCTAACAGGAGAAAAGATAGAAAGTTATAGTATTTCAACACCAAGTTTTACTCCATGGAAAACCATAATTAAAGTATTTTCAGAAGTAACACCTTTATATATTTCTTATGAAACAGTTGGAGATCAGGTAGAAGCAGAAGATATTAATAAACTTCAAGACACATTAGTCTTTACACAACAAAACCTTAATGAAGAAATTCATAGGGCAACTAAATCTGAGAATATATTAATAGATAATTTAAATAGTGAAGTAGTAAGGTCAACACAAGTTGAAAATAATATAGCTATGAATTTAAATACAGAGGTTAATAGATCTAAGAATGTAGAAGATGCTATTAATAAAGAGCTTAGCAATGAAGTTAAAAGAGCAATTAATGCTGAAAAAGTATTAACAGATAATGTGAATACTACAAATAGTAAACTGACTACTGAAAGAGATAGAGCTGAAAAGGCTGAAGAAATATTAACCAAGAGTATTAATAATGAAATATCTAGAGCAAAGAGTATTGAAGATGATATTAAAAGCAAACTTAATGAGGAATTTAATAGATCTAAAAAAGAAGAAACAAGTATAGTGAATAACCTTGAGAATGAAGTTAAAAGAGCAATTGATGCTGAAAAAATCTTAACAGATAATTTAAATAGTGAAATATATAGGTCAAAAACTAAAGAAAACAGCATAGAAAGCAATTTAAATAATTACAAAACTTCTAATGATAGTGAAATACAAGGTTTAAAAGCTAAAGATATAGATTTAGATAATAAAAAAGCTAATTTAGATTATGTAAATTTAGAGTTAAATAAAAGATATACAAAAGATCAAACATTTACTAGGGAAGAAGTTCTTCAAAAGATAAAAGACATTATAGGGACTGCTCCAGAAGCATTAGACACATTACAGGAAATAGCTAAGGCTTTAAATAATGATGCTGATTTTGCAGGTACTATGACTAAACAGCTCACTACTAAAGTTGATAAAACTCAAGGCAAACAATTAACTGATGAAAATTACACATTAGAAGAAAAAAACAAACTAAGTAAAATAGAAAAAGAAGCTAATAATTACGTACATCCAGCTAATCACAGTGCAGATATTATAGTAGATAATCCTAATAAAAGATTTACAAATGATGCTGAAAAGTCAAAGAACTTAGAATCTTATAATAAAAAGCATGAACATTTAAATAAAACTACATTAGATAGAATAACGGATAATCTAATAAACAAGTGGAGTGATGCTAATACTCATGTTAATGATAATGTTAGACATATTACTGATGAGGAAAGAAAACTATGGAATACAGTAAGTAAAAAATCTGACAATGGTCATGTTCATAACTATAATGAATTAAGCAATAAACCACTTATACCAACAAAAACAAGTGAATTAAATAATGATTTTGGATTTATAACTCAAAAGGATATAGATACATCACAAAATCATATACATTCAAATAAGTCTGTACTAGATGAAATTAATAAGAGTTTAATAGATAATTGGAATACTGTAAGTAATAAAGTAGATAAGAGGCATAAGCATTCAATATCAGAAATAAATAATATGCCATCATCTTTGCCAGCCAATGGTGGAACAGCTTCAAGAATTTATGGGAGTATGGCTTCAAATGATTTTATAAGAATAGAAGGACAAGGAAAGGATGATAATGGAAGTTTAGAAATAGCTACTGCAGATAATGGAAACGAACCTATTTATGTAAGGCAATATACTGGAAGCTTTGCTACTATTTCTAGGACACTAACATTGTTAGATTCTAATGGAAATACAATTTGTCCTGGAACTTTGAACGCTAATAATCTACAAGTTTGTGGAGCAAATGTATATACAACTAATAGAAAACCAACGGCTAGTGAAATAGGAGCTATGGCAAAGGGACCTATAAAGTGGAATGATTTAAAGGGGGTATAGCATGTATGGATTAAATAATTATGGAACAATTAAATATGCAGAAAAAAAATTAAATGAAGAAGATATAAAAAAATACTTTCTTAATTTAAGTAAATATGTACCTTCTTTTATTTCAGATATAAAAGAAATGAAGACTATCTATAATGTTCAAGGAACAGAATTAGGTGGTTTTTTATATTATTTAAAAGATTTAATTGATCAAGCATTTATAGAAACTGCTACATGGGGATTAATTTATTGGGAAAATGAGTATGGAAT
This genomic interval carries:
- a CDS encoding LysM peptidoglycan-binding domain-containing protein; this encodes MSKRYKMRLSINEGREGFILPVLPQEIEISDSGDNKTHNVINLGEVNVINIPKLTKISFKSYFPKNNGPYVNDKHFFRPHEYMRRLNEWRQNAEKVRFIFIGSEFEINDLFSIENLKFTEKGGEVGDIYYSIELKRYKPYYANRAVVIETKNGVIVENYNTTLRPDDKVKINIHKVVEGDTLWHIAKKYLGDGNRYKEIAELNNISNPDLIYPGQVINIP
- a CDS encoding XkdQ/YqbQ family protein, giving the protein MNIELLIDDKKSNIYNLSNLIKQVTWKTKRKGSPSSLEVTLLTDETLSVSNGDIIRFKVDGINIFYGYVFKYSGNEGEEIKLTAYDQIKYLMYNDTFSDVNLKASDVVERILYNLGLTKGIIEDTGYVIPRFNEKDKKLLDIIYKALEKTLASTKRTFVLYDDFGSVNLKDINNMRQELIISENTNLGKYDWSKSIEESYNAIKLVRKNEDSEEEKVYTKEDKDNIYKWGKLQFFKSIDDKVNEAKMEEILKAHLILKNKEKKSLKLKDVLGTDIKLEAKLRGGSGVWVDIKRYGINQIYLIEEVTHKFSKDGHIMDFDLKVV
- a CDS encoding DUF2577 domain-containing protein, producing MASMIEIIKQASVNAINAGNPLDIEFGTIIDDNLTVRIDQKRILQKDFFVVPESLNRYEIDLTHNHSDTSSALGTIVIREGLKKGDILALLMIEKGSRFLILDKVGKYE
- a CDS encoding baseplate J/gp47 family protein; its protein translation is MFEVKEEDLLKEMIDKIPNDLDKREGSSLIYNALAPAAQEISRLRSDMDRFLEYTFASPNIPDEYLDKRCAEHGIERKKATYAVKLGTFYDTEEKLIDIPLNSRFSIDKTTYIAIEKIEKGKYKMQCELIGTKGNYLSGNLLPVEYIERLGSGVLGETILDGVDTENNESLFNRLMVKVRTPSTSGNKYDYLNWALSVNGVGDAKIFSETNLKGEHESGCVKVVIVDSNKHKASLKLIEDVSQYIEMVRPIGATVSVVSAVEKTINITADINLIKGYNLGVTEKEFVKLLEEYLKNISFKQDYISIARIGEILLNTNGVIDYSNLLINKNTSNIKLADEEIAILGNVSLGVM
- a CDS encoding DUF2634 domain-containing protein, translating into MNNFSVLPKGGIIKDIDNIKEKKHSSKTYKIKENRIIGFCDEIEALEQTIYFILNTERYDYLIYPDSYGSELRRTIEMDRGIAESELKRRIKEALTQDDRIENVDEFIFEYEKDSVLVKFTVFSIYSKLYESVVI